In Ochotona princeps isolate mOchPri1 chromosome 21, mOchPri1.hap1, whole genome shotgun sequence, a single genomic region encodes these proteins:
- the MOBP gene encoding myelin-associated oligodendrocyte basic protein isoform X3 has translation MYFYLEMSQKTAKEGPRLSKNQRFSEHFSIHCCPPFTFLNSKREIVDRKYSICKSGCFYQKKEEDWICCACQKTSTSRRAASPQRPKLQPAASPVVVRAPAKPRSPPRSERQPRPRPEVRPPPAKPRPPQKAKAKQQPRSSPIRGPGASRGGSPVKASRLW, from the exons ATGTATTTCTACCT TGAGATGAGTCAGAAGACAGCAAAGGAGGGTCCCCGACTCTCCAAGAACCAGAGGTTCTCAGAGCACTTCAGCATCCACTGCTGCCCACCCTTCACCTTCCTCAACTCCAAGCGGGAGATCGTGGACCGGAAGTACAGCATCTGTAAGAGTGGCTGCTTCTAccagaagaaggaggaagactgGATCTGCTGCGCTTGCCAGAAGACCAG CACCAGCCGCCGTGCAGCATCCCCTCAGAGGCCCAAGCTCCAGCCAGCTGCATCCCCCGTGGTGGTCAGAGCACCAGCCAAGCCACGGTCCCCTCCGAGGTCCGAGCGTCAGCCACGTCCCCGCCCAGAGGTCCGACCACCGCCAGCCAAGCCTCGCCCCCCTCAGAAGGCCAAGGCCAAGCAGCAGCCGCGCAGCAGCCCCATCAGAGGGCCAGGCGCCAGCCGTGGGGGGTCTCCTGTCAAAGCTTCTAGGTTATGGTAA
- the MOBP gene encoding myelin-associated oligodendrocyte basic protein isoform X2 encodes MSQKTAKEGPRLSKNQRFSEHFSIHCCPPFTFLNSKREIVDRKYSICKSGCFYQKKEEDWICCACQKTSSCQRTLSRHGEPWLQPPASFGPLSTSRRAASPQRPKLQPAASPVVVRAPAKPRSPPRSERQPRPRPEVRPPPAKPRPPQKAKAKQQPRSSPIRGPGASRGGSPVKASRLW; translated from the exons ATGAGTCAGAAGACAGCAAAGGAGGGTCCCCGACTCTCCAAGAACCAGAGGTTCTCAGAGCACTTCAGCATCCACTGCTGCCCACCCTTCACCTTCCTCAACTCCAAGCGGGAGATCGTGGACCGGAAGTACAGCATCTGTAAGAGTGGCTGCTTCTAccagaagaaggaggaagactgGATCTGCTGCGCTTGCCAGAAGACCAG CTCCTGTCAGCGTACCCTGAGCCGCCATGGAGAACCCTGGCTGCAGCCTCCAGCTTCTTTTGGCCCTCTCAGCACCAGCCGCCGTGCAGCATCCCCTCAGAGGCCCAAGCTCCAGCCAGCTGCATCCCCCGTGGTGGTCAGAGCACCAGCCAAGCCACGGTCCCCTCCGAGGTCCGAGCGTCAGCCACGTCCCCGCCCAGAGGTCCGACCACCGCCAGCCAAGCCTCGCCCCCCTCAGAAGGCCAAGGCCAAGCAGCAGCCGCGCAGCAGCCCCATCAGAGGGCCAGGCGCCAGCCGTGGGGGGTCTCCTGTCAAAGCTTCTAGGTTATGGTAA
- the MOBP gene encoding myelin-associated oligodendrocyte basic protein isoform X1, which translates to MYFYLEMSQKTAKEGPRLSKNQRFSEHFSIHCCPPFTFLNSKREIVDRKYSICKSGCFYQKKEEDWICCACQKTSSCQRTLSRHGEPWLQPPASFGPLSTSRRAASPQRPKLQPAASPVVVRAPAKPRSPPRSERQPRPRPEVRPPPAKPRPPQKAKAKQQPRSSPIRGPGASRGGSPVKASRLW; encoded by the exons ATGTATTTCTACCT TGAGATGAGTCAGAAGACAGCAAAGGAGGGTCCCCGACTCTCCAAGAACCAGAGGTTCTCAGAGCACTTCAGCATCCACTGCTGCCCACCCTTCACCTTCCTCAACTCCAAGCGGGAGATCGTGGACCGGAAGTACAGCATCTGTAAGAGTGGCTGCTTCTAccagaagaaggaggaagactgGATCTGCTGCGCTTGCCAGAAGACCAG CTCCTGTCAGCGTACCCTGAGCCGCCATGGAGAACCCTGGCTGCAGCCTCCAGCTTCTTTTGGCCCTCTCAGCACCAGCCGCCGTGCAGCATCCCCTCAGAGGCCCAAGCTCCAGCCAGCTGCATCCCCCGTGGTGGTCAGAGCACCAGCCAAGCCACGGTCCCCTCCGAGGTCCGAGCGTCAGCCACGTCCCCGCCCAGAGGTCCGACCACCGCCAGCCAAGCCTCGCCCCCCTCAGAAGGCCAAGGCCAAGCAGCAGCCGCGCAGCAGCCCCATCAGAGGGCCAGGCGCCAGCCGTGGGGGGTCTCCTGTCAAAGCTTCTAGGTTATGGTAA